The following DNA comes from Castanea sativa cultivar Marrone di Chiusa Pesio chromosome 10, ASM4071231v1.
gaagaaataaaattgaatgaaagaaagatatttaaatgaaatagagTTTTAGAATAATAAGTAGGATGTAAgatgttttgaaaattgatttgttatttttttttttaaagtgatttGTTATTACATAAGAAGTACGTTTTTTATtcaaaagtatatttttattctatatatattaatagctaAAGCTcagagaaaattaaattagaatttaattggatttttaattttgctCCATGTGTcctatttaatatttaattttaggcgtaaatgcacttttagtccctacattttggggtcatttttattttggtccataCATTTTTAtatcaccacttttagtccctaaatcaattaacgtgTTCCATCTTGGTCCTAACCGTTACTCACTTAACAGAAATTGCTGATGTGACAAATGGCATCCACTgttggcacattaaatgctgacgtggccaataaaataatattaataatgcCACATCagcttataaataaaaaaattatttatttattttaactaaataaaaaaattaaaaacaaattgtttaaaaaagaaattaaattaattaaatttaaaaaaaaattctttacattATCTTCTTCCCAGTCATCATGAGTTCTTCCTAAAATCAAGAACATGCCAACATGATACACGCAAAAATCAAAAGTCACAGatttacaaaatacaaagaggttcaaagattcaaagaacacaaacccaaacttAACCCTCAATCTCTAGCAAACCCAGAACATCATATGAAAAATCAAACCCTCCATACAAACATCAAACCCATTTCCCTTTTCAATTTCTCTTCGCTATCACTTGCTCATTCACCAAACTATTTTATCTCcgttttgtttcatttttcagATCAGTGATCACCTAAATCGAATCCCGATTGGCTGATCATTCCCAGACTTGAAAACAAGAAATCTATGTGCGGTTGATTTTGAAATAAGATGTGAGTGAATTATTTCCCTCTCATCGCTCCTCAGCTAGCAACTCTTCCAGCAATCAGAGATGAACAGCCCAGATTTTCTTCTTCTGCCAGTACTAAGTTCCATCCTATTCAACCCAACAGGCCAACGACAAGTAGTATGAGCGGTACCGTCGAGTCGTTTAGTGGCCCTAGGGTTGTTTCAAATCCGGTCACAAGGGTCAAGATCGTGAACCCTGTTGCACCCGATGATTGCCGTAGCGACTGCGACTCGTCGTCCTCGGTGGTTGATGATGATAACGACGACTACTGTGTTCTCACCTCCTCGTTTCGTAAGATCCAGCCATTCGATCTGAATCTACCTCCTCCGATGGATGAAGATTTCGGCATCGATGATGATCTTCAAGCCACCGCTTTGTGTCTCTGATTGCGGATCTAATGgtcaactttttttctttttctttttttaactttgtatTTTGTAGATCTGTGCCTTTTGATTTTGTGTTATTCATGTTGGCAGGTTCTTGATTTTGAGGAAGAACTAGTGATGACTGGGAAGAACATAatgtgaagaattttttttaatttaatttcttttttaaacaatctgtttttaatttttttatttagttaaaataaataaatatttttttatttataagctgacgtggcatttttaatattattttattgaccACGTCAGTATTTAATGTACCAATAGTGGACGCCatttgccacatcaacaatttttgttaaatGAGTAAcagtaaggaccaaaatgaaacgcgttaattgatttagggactaaaagtggtgaaatgaaaatgtagagaccaaaatagaaattaccctaaaatgtagggattaaaagtgcatttacgccttaatTTTATACCAAGTAAATTACTAAGTCTAAAAATCGAaaagtccaaatccaattagattctaaattggttttcaattggagtctaattttctGCCACGTgtccatctaagtttttaatttttgtggcaagtgaattattgagtgtaaaaacaaaagagtttaaaatcaattaaattctaaatatctctctctctctctctctctctctctctctctctctctcacacacacacacacacacacacacacacataataaGAAACCcgtacatattttagaaatgtatagtttaaaaaaagtgtaagttAATACCATACATAATTTgaatctcttctaaaaaaaatgtataatttaaatcatataattgtgattatttttaattatactcGTACATATGCACGGGACTACACTTACTAGATTATAGCAGTACACTTCCTAATAAGTGAATACCATGTAGGAGGTTGGTGGGACCATCTATGGCAAAAGAGTATAAATTGAATTATATGACATTCACTTGATAGATTATTATTtgacaaatacaaattttctgcACTACTTTTTGTGTTTCATCAATTACAATATGTCATGTGTTAGATTTATTTTCACATATTAAACTTTAATTGTTTtacaaggaaaataaaataaatgcgTAGTAATATGTGATTGGTGGAACACAAATAGTTGTAAAGTATCCGCGACCTGGAGAAATTATATAGTCCTCATGGTGGACCACGTCATTTGTCTAAAATTCCAGCAAAAAACTcttacatatttaaaattgctgagtcagtattcagtttttatttaaaactccaTAATTTTAAACAGATGAGAGCCTTTTACTGGAATGATAGACCATATCACTTGTCCACCATGagaaccttataatttctccatgACCTAGGTGACTTGGTATTCTTGTTACAATGTTGGAAAGTATAATTGAGTTTCCGAGTCATTGAAGGCAATACACCAAGATATTAATTGCTAGAGAAAACCataaaatattagttaataAACTAAGAGAGTATTAATTGTTAGAGGAAACTATGGGATTGTTGCAATCAATCAATATAagattagaatttagaattaaggtttttttttaagagaagattagaattgaagtttttttttttcggagaTAAAGGGATGGAGAAGAAGGGAGTGAGAAAACAAGACTTACAACACTAGTACTTACAAAAAGGCCTAAACTTTATAAGTACTAGTGAGATTTATAAACTAAAAACTCACTCTCAAACTGACCGATGTAGTACTTTAGACCAACTGAAGTTGTAATTGACTTTTGTGTGCAGTCTCCACAATAAATATGGATTCTATTGTAATATATTGGAGTATCAAAAACAGTGAAGGAGTAAGTGTTTATCCCTTTAAACTCactttttgtaaatataaaCTATAAGATCAAATCATGTAAACTctcatattttctttctctttctatataaatatagattacAAGGTTAAATCACGCAAAATCTCGtgctttctctctttctttcttcttcatcttctttcttctttttttgcctCGCAACATCACAAGTTTTTACCAAAAGAGATGAATATCGTTTTGAGGCCCACTAACTTCCAAacctctttctcaaaaaaaattaaaaaaaaaccttccaaACCTCACATGTATGTCAAagaatttttccaaattttaaaaccaaaagaaaGTTCTTGTATGAAATACAAATTCTTTCACTATGCCAGGAGCAATGCTATTGATAAGCTATTGATAAAGTACGTTGGTAATGGTAATACTAATGATACCGTCCTACTAATATTCTTATTGCttctcaaaaaaggaaaagaaaataatattcttATGTAAAAAGAGTAGATAATGATTTTAAGAATaggaaaaattatt
Coding sequences within:
- the LOC142612044 gene encoding ethylene-responsive transcription factor 3-like gives rise to the protein MPSLQRVGTPPNTNIIPPQLATLPAIRDEQPRFSSSASTKFHPIQPNRPTTSSMSGTVESFSGPRVVSNPVTRVKIVNPVAPDDCRSDCDSSSSVVDDDNDDYCVLTSSFRKIQPFDLNLPPPMDEDFGIDDDLQATALCL